The Phormidium yuhuli AB48 DNA window CACCGGGGAGAACTGGAACAGTTGGTGGAGGCCCGTCACTCGGCGGGGATTGGGGAAACGAGGCTCTACTCGACTCGGCCCCATTTGGCGGACTTGATGGCTCAGGCGGATTTGGCGTTGGGGGCGGGGGGGACAACCACTTGGGAACGCTGTTGTTTAGGACTGCCCACGGTGGTGGTTAGCATTGCTGAGAACCAGGTGGCGGCTTGTGAGGCGTTGCAGGCTGAGGGGGTGATTCAGTATTTAGGTGCGGCGAGTCATATCAACGTCACTCAGTTGAGAACAGTTCTCTGTGAGTGGTTGGGGCAGCCATCGCAGTTGCAGGACATGTCGGTGCAGGGGCAACTGCATGTCGATGGACTGGGAACTCAGCGAGTAGCGGAGTGTCTGAAACCCACGGCGTTAGAACAATTGACATTGCGATTGGCCAGAGTAGAGGACATGGCACTCTACTATGATTGGGTGAATGAGCCAGACGTTCGCCGTCAGTCCTGGAATCAAGAGCCAATTGGTTGGAACAGTCATCAAACCTGGTTTCAAGGGAAGATGGCTGACCCGAATTGCTATTTGGGGGTTTTGGAGGCGGACGGCCTACCCGTGGGACAGATTCGTTTTGATATTCAGGGAGAGGACGCGGTCATCGATTATTCTCTGGATAGGCTGGTTCGAGGTCGCGGTTGGGCAACGCCTCTAGTGCGTCTGGGACTAAAGTTGCTGAACAATGTCAAACCCACTTATCTATATGCCGAGGTAAAGCCGGAGAATCGGCCGTCTGCAGCTGTATTTTTGCGGCTAGGGTTTCAGGAAGAATCTTCCCCCCCCCTACTACAACGGACAGGATTTCAGAACCGCCGCGTCTTTCGCTTACCATTCTCTCAGATGCGGATGGCTGGCTCAATGATAGTCTCCCCAAACTCGTCCTAGGCTGGTTGGAGGAGGGGCATCGAGTTCTCTGGACTCATGAGGTCAAGGATTTGCGGGGAGGGGATTTATGTTTCTATCTCAGTTGTGGGCAACTTGTCCCCGCATCGGTTCGTCAAAGGTTCCAGCATAATCTTGTGGTTCACGAGAGCGATTTGCCCCAGGGGAAAGGGTGGTCGCCTTTGACTTGGCAAATCCTGGAGGGGCGCAATTCCATCCCGGTGACGATGTTGGAGGCGGTTGAACGGGTTGACAGTGGCGATATTTATCTGCAAGAGTGGCTAGAGTTCCAAGGAGGTGAACTGATTGATGAGTTACGTCAGGCTCAGGGAGAAGCAACGTTGAGGCTCTGTCGTCGCTTTGTCGCCGATTATCCAAAGATTTTGCGGCAGGCGCAACCCCAGCGGAGCGAAGAGTCGTTTTATCCCCGTCGCAGACCGCGAGATAGCCAACTGGATGTTCAGGGGTCTCTAGCTGAACAGTTTTCTCTGCTACGGGTGGTGGATAATGAGCGGTATCCGGCGTTTATTGACTATAATGGTCGGCGGTATGTCTTAAAGGTGACGGCATTGGGTTAGATTTGTGGGCAATCCGGGGATTTTATGGTGAAATGAGTCTGAAAGCTCCATGAGTTAGGGCGACCACAAGGGTTCGCCCCTGCGACGATGGGGGTAGATTTTCGTATTTTGTGTTAGGGGTTGACTAGGAGGGGGAGGAACTTGGTAATGGACACGGTTGAACAGGTTGGTCAAGTTAAAATCATTCGGCGAGATAGCTTGTCGGGGATTTTGCCAAACCTACAAAGCCTGTTGGAACTTTGTTATCCCAAGCCTCCCAAAGATGTATTTTATCGTGTTTTAGAGCAATATAAAACAGGTTTCCCTGTCTATGCTGCGGTTAGAAAAGAGGAAGAGATTATTGGATTTGCTTATTTATGTCCAAATAGTAAAGGGGGAACGTTAGAAACTTTGGCAGTACACCCTGATTTTCAAGGATTGAGGGTCGGGTCGAAGATAGTCGAGGAGATTTTAAAAAAACATCTAGGTGTTATTCAGATTACGACTAGAGTTCCTATCTTTTTTGAAAAGCTAGGATTCAAGCAGGTTTTTACCTTGCCAGATGGGTCACATTTCATGATATGTCCTAATTTTGAAGTCTAAATATTTAAACCGTCATGCCAACAGCTATTCAAATCTCCCATCGCACAGTTTCTCAACAGCATTCCCCCTTTATCATTGCGGAGATGTCTGGTAATCATAACCAGTCCCTTGACCGGGCCTTAGCCATTGTTGAAGCCGCCGCCAAAGCTGGGGTTCACGCCCTTAAACTCCAGACCTACACAGCGGATACGATGACCCTGGATTTAGATGAAGGGGAGTTTTTTATTGATGACCCTAACTCACTCTGGCACGGTCAATCTCTCTATCAACTCTATCAACAAGCCTATACTCCCTGGGAGTGGCATGAGCCAATCTTGAAACGCTGCCAGGAACTGGGCATTATCGGCTTCAGCACCCCGTTCGATGAAACGGCTGTTGATTTTCTGGAATCGCTAGAGGTTCCCTGCTACAAAATTGCCTCTTTTGAGAATACGGATATCCCTTTGATTCGCAAAGTAGTCAGCACAGGGAAACCCCTCATCATCTCCACCGGAATGGCTACGGTTGCTGAACTGGATGAAACCGTCCGCGCTGCTCGTGAGGCCGGATGTCAGGATTTAGTGTTGCTCAAATGCACGAGTACCTATCCCGCTACCCCAGAAAACAGTAATCTGCTGACAATTCCCCATCTGCGGGAACTGTTCGATGTTCAGGTGGGTCTATCGGACCATACCATGGGAGTGGGAGCCGCCGTTGCCAGTGTGGCGTTGGGGGCAACGGTGATTGAGAAGCACTTCACCCTGGCTCGTGCTGATGGGGGAGTGGATTCAACATTTTCGATGGAACCGCAGGAAATGGCGCAACTGGTGATAGAATCTGAACGGGCTTGGCAAGCACTGGGTCGAGTCCAGTACGGTTCCACTAAGGCTGAGGAAGCATCTTTAGTGTTTCGGAGATCCCTTTATGTTGTTAAGGATATGAAAGCCGGAGAAGTATTTACACAAGAGAATCTTAAAGCAGTCAGGCCGGGGTTGGGTTTACCTCCCAAGCACTATAGTATCCTGTTAGGTCAACGGGTTCAGCGATCAATTAAAGCGGGTACGCCTGTATCATATGAGTTATTGAGATGCCTAAAAGTCTAGAACACAACGCACTTGATATTTGTATGAAAGTTGTTGCAACAATTGAAGCTCGAATGACTTCCTCACGCTTGCCAGGAAAGGTTCTTTTGCCAGTCCTCGGGCAACCGATGCTTTATTACTTGGTAAACCGATTAAAGTCTGTTAATTTGATAAGTGAAATTGTTTTGGCAACTACCACTAATGCAACGGATGATGTTTTGATTGACTTTGCCAGACAAGAAGGCATTTTTTTCTATAGAGGTAGCGAAGAGGACGTGATGTCTCGGGTCATTGGAGCAGCAGAAACTACTAATGCCGATGTAATTGTAGAAATTACAGGTGATTGCCCGATAATTGACCCAGACCTGGTTGAGCAGACCATTCAAATGTATTTGCATCATGACGCAGCCTACGTTAGTAATACTCACATATCCAGTTACCCAGACGGCATGGATACTCAGGTTTTTTCACTAAAGTCCCTCAAGCGTTCTGCTGCAATGACTGATGATCCATTGGATCACGAACATGTATCTCTACACATGAGAAATCATCCAGAAATTTTTTCCCATATACACCTTATTGCACCTCCATCTTTATATTGGCCTAGTTTAGGCTTAACCTTAGATGAACAGGCTGATTACCTTTTTTTGAAAAAAATTATCGAGACGTTAAACCCAAAAAATCCTCTATTTAGTTGTCTGGATACGATCCAGTTACTCAAACAAAACCCTGATTGGTTAGAGATTAATCGTCACGTAATTCGGAAAGGTAACACATGAGTTTTTGTGCATTAGTTGTGGGGCTAGGGCAAATTGGCATGGGTTATGATCTAAATCACGATCCCAAGCAATTCGTTTTGACCCATACTCGCTCTTTCCAGGTTCATCCTAGTTTTGAACTTGCTGGTGGTGTCGATCCAAACCCAGAACGCATCAACTTGTTTCAAGAAAAATACTCGTGTCCTGGCTATATGAGTTTAGAGGCAGCCTTGATTGACATAGAACCAGATATTGTTGCAATTTCAACCCCAACAGCCCAGCATCATCAAACTGTTAGCACAGTTCTCCAAACAATTAAACCTAAAGCTATACTTTGTGAGAAACCTCTGGCTTATGATTTAGGCGAAGCCAAAGCGATCATAGCCGATTGTGAAGCCCAAGGCGTGAAGCTTTATGTCAATTATATGCGTCGTTCAGATCGAGCTGTATTTGATATCAAAAGACGTATTAATCGTGGTTGTATTGCTCAACCCATCAAAGGAGTGGCCTGGTATTCAAAAGGTCTACTAAATAATGGTTCGCATTTTATGAATTTGTTGCAGTATTGGCTAGGAAAAGTAGTCAATTTCAAGGTTATTAGTTCAGGAAGATTATGGGACGGTATTGACCCAGAGCCTGATATACAAGTGACTTTTGAGCTAGGAAATGTTATTTTTTTGTCAGCACGAGAAGAGAATTACTCGCACTGCAACATTGAGTTAATTGCTGGTAACGGGCGTTTGCGTTATGAACAAGGTGGTTCCCAGATCTTTTGGCAAGAAGTTATTGATGATTCAACCCATGAGGGCTATCGAATTTTAAACCCAGTTCCTGAGATGATTAACTCGAATTTCAACCAAATTCAGTGGTATGCTACCGAGCAACTATCAGCCAGTTTGATGGGGAAGGATGCTCATATCTGTTCTGGAAAAGATGCCCTAGAAACCCAAGAAATTATCACTAAAATCCTAGTAAACTCATGAAAAACAACAATTTTACAGATAAGCTAGCAATTCTAGGTGGTCGTAAGACTATCAATCATTCTTTCAAACGCTATAACTCCATTGGTTCTGAAGAAGTTGCTGCAGCCAAAGAAGTAGTAGAAAGTGGTGTTCTATCGAATTTTTTAGGTTGTTGGGATGCAGATTTTTACGGAGGGCCGAAAGTTCAGGAATTCGAGCGTTCCTGCGAAGCCTATTTTGGAGTTAAGCACGCAATTACTGTTAATTCTTGGACTTCCGGTTTAATTGCTGCTGTAGGTGCAATTGGTATTGAACCCGGGGATGAAATCATTGTAAGTCCTTGGACAATGTGTGCAAGCGCAACTGCAATCCTACATTGGAACGCAATCCCCGTCTTTGCTGATATTGAACCTGAGACATTTAATCTAGATCCTAAGTCGGTTGAAGCCAATATTAGTCCTTATACAAAAGCGATCTTGGCGATCGATATCTTCGGCCATTCCGCAGACATGGATTCTTTAATAGAGATTGCATCGCGATATAATTTAAAGGTAATCTCGGATACCGCCCAAGCCCCTGGCGCTTACTATAAAGGGAGGTATGCTGGTACGATAGCTCATGTTGGAGGCTATAGTCTTAACTACCATAAGCATATACATACAGGTGAAGGAGGGATTCTTGTTACGGATGACGATGATATTGCTGAGCGTCTCCAGCTGATCCGCAATCATGCGGAGGCAGTAGTGGGTGACAAGGGAACCAACAATCTTGCTAATATGATCGGGTATAATTTCCGATTAGGGGAGATTGAGTGTGCGATCGGCATCGAACAACTCAAAAAATTGAAGGTTCTAGTGGCTACGCGACAGCGAGCTGCGGAGCGATTGAGTGCAGGTTTACAGGGATTAGAGGGATTGCGGACTCCCATCATTAAGCCTGACTGTACCCACGCCTATTACGTCTATCCAATGGTGCTGGATGTAGGACGCTTAGGGGTCAGTCGTGATAAGCTTTATGAAGCTTTGGTGGCTGAAGGAATTGAAGGCCTTGCGCCAGGTTACACTAACCTACACCTATTGCCCATGTACCAACAGAAGATAGCTTATGGTTCTAAGGGTTTTCCTTGGACATCTGATATCTGCCACCGTGACGTGAATTATAGTCAAGGAATTTGTCCTGTAGCTGAAGACTTACAGGCGAATCGATATCTGGGATATGAAATGTGTTTAAGTGACTTGAGCGATGATGATGTGGATCTAGTGCTAGCTGCCTTCCAAAAAGTTTGGAGAAATTTAGAGTTTTTATGCTAGTATTAATAGAACGGCTATTTTTCTGGGTAAGCGTTGAAACCCTTAGTTTATCATTGGCTAGATCACTATAGCAGTCCTAAATGATTTGTAACATTTCCTTCTCCCCTCTCCCAGAACGGGAGAGGGGTTGGGGGTGAGGTTCTTCCACAACTGATTTAGGATTGCTATATAAACCATAAAAGAGGGCTGAAACCTACATTCTACGATTGTCTTTTAAAAAGCTAGTCCGGAGTGTTATAGTATAGCCGTAATGCAGAACACTTAGTGTTGAAGAAAGAAAATTGCTAATGTCTAATCCTGATAGTTTTTTAAATGGAACAGTTGTCTACTTGAGAAGACCCAACCTTCAGATTGATGTAATAGAAGGGGAGTGGCATCACTGGTTTAATGATTATGAGACAACTCGGTATCTTAGTCATGGCTTCTTTCCTATAACTAGAGATGAAGAACTAGAAATTGTTAAGAGCAATATGAAGCGCTCTGATATGTTGCTGCTTACTATTGTAGACATAGATAACGATAAACCTCTAGGGTTGATATCTCTATCAGACATTGATCCTGTTAACAGACGTGCTGAAATTGCTATAGTTATGGGGAAGCGAAAAAAATTAGGTGCGGCACTTGAGGCTATGGCACTTCTTACCCAACATGCCTTTGATCGGCTCAATTTAGATAAAATTTATGCTGGACAACACGAAAAACTTTGGAAGTGGGTAAATACCCTTGAGTTAATCGGATACAAAATTGAAGGATATAGAGAAAAGTTTGGAAGAAGAAACTGTAAGCCATATGGAGTGGTTTTAACCGGAGTTGAAGTCGATAATTTTAATGAATTACGATCTGTAAGAGATGGAAAAATACTGGGGGATGATATTTACTCACTGATGAAAAGTCGCTCTAAGAAGAATAAAGTATTTGATTTAGCTCAATATCTTAAATCTTTGTACTTGACACCTGAAAACTGAAATACAATTTTAGACTTGTGTTTTGATTTCATGAATCATTTTACTTTACTACAAAACACCCTAAAAGTAACTAAAAAATCCAAGGTGTGTGTTGTTAGTCACGACGCAGGTGGTGCAGAAATTCTGGCAAGTTATGTTGCCAGAAATGAGTTAGATAGCCTATTTGTTTTGGCAGGTCCTGCAATTAAGGTGTTTGAACGTCGAATGGGAAAGATTAAGATTACTAATCTTGAAGAAGCCCTAATGTCTTGTGATTGGTGTCTTTGCAGTACCAGTTGGCAATCTGACTTAGAATGGAAGGCAATTCGTCAAGCCAGGGATGCCCATAAGCATGTTGTTGTGTTTCTGGATCATTGGGTTAACTATCGCGAACGTTTCATTCGCCAAGGAATTGAGCATCTTCCTGATGAGATTTGGGTTGGTGATGTCTATGCACAAAATATGGCATCTCAGATATTTTTAGATATCCCCATTAAATTAGTCAAAAACACTTATTTTAAGGATATTCAGGAACAGCTAAAAAAACATCCTCATAAAAAATCAGCTAAAGCTACTGAAGTTACTGTGCTTTGTGTCTGCGAGCCTATTGCCGATCATGCGCTAAAAACCTATGGGGACGAACGCTATTGGGGATACACGGAACACGATGCACTAGAGTATTTTTTGGAAAATATTTCAGTTTTAAATGAGGAAGTCAAAAAAGTAATTATTCGACCTCATCCATCTGAACCTCTAGGTAAATACAGCTATGTTCGGGAAAAATTTTGTGATTTAACAATCGATTTAGGGGTAAGACGAACTTTATTGGAGGAAATCAGCCAAAGTCATGTTGTTGTTGGCTGTGAAACTATGGCAATGGTTATTGGGCTATTGGCACAAAAAAGAGTTATTAGTTGCATCCCACCTGAGGGAAAACCGTGTAGTCTTCCTCAAACAGAGATAGAATATCTTGCTGAACTTATCAAGATCCACGAACCTACTCGTTGAAAATCGAAAAATCGGGATGGCTACGGTTGCCGAACTGGATGAAACCGTCCGCGCCGCTCGTGAAGCTGCATGTGAGGATTTAGTGTTGCTCAAATGTACCAGTACCTATCCCGCCACCCCAGAAAACAGTAATCTGCTGACGATTCCCCATCTGCGGGAACTGTTCGATGTTCAGGTGGGTCTATCGGACCATACCATGGGAGTGGGGGCCGCTGTCGCCAGTGTGGCGTTGGGGGCAACGGTGATTGAGAAGCACTTCACCCTGGCCCGTGCTGATGGGGGAGTGGATTCAACGTTTTTGATGGAACCGCAGGAAATGGCGCAACTTATGATATGATATGAACGGCATTGGAAAGTATTGGGTCAAGTCCAATACGGTTCTACTGATGCTGAGGAGGGATCGCGGATGTTTCGGCGCAGTCTGTATGTGGTACAGGATTTAAGGATAGGGAGGTGTTGAGACGGGACAGTGTTCGGGCGATTCGTCCGGGTTTGGGGTTGCCGCCGAAGTATTTGGATATAGTGTTAGGCATTGCAGTTAAGAGAAATGCTTGTGTTGGTGTCCCGTTTGCCTGGAATGTTCTTGGTTAACATAAAAGCATAAGGTGTATTGGGGGTGCTAAATTTGACTAACTGCTTTAATATTTCTACCTTGTAAGCAAGCTTTTGGAGTTTCGATTGATTATCAATCTAAAATGTTTAATTCTGTTCTGGTGTAAGAACTTACAAAGTTTCAACAGCTTATTAATATGTTTTTAGCAACAACAGCATCGAAAGAATTTTGGTCAAAAGAGGATAACCTTTTGTTTTTGGGTCCTTGGTGCTTGCATGATTATTTTCGTGCAGGACTAGATCTTGAAGATATTAATGGTATAATGATGCCAAGTCCATGGCTTGATAGGCATAGATTTTATGAGTTTGCCACAAAGGCTGATAGTTGTTATGAACTCTTGCTCATACGGGTAGTAGATTATTTAAATGAGATTCATGGAGTAAACTACAGTCAAAAATATTGGAGAACGTTGGTAGGTGGATGGTTATATCATTTTACCCATATAACCTTGGATCGCTACATTTGTTTAAGACATGCTTTTTCGAAGTATCCAGATTTACAGACGATCTTAGTAGATGGTGAAGGCTTCTCTCCCCCTTGGGATATCAATGACTTTATAGAAGCATCCTATGGTGATGCTTACAATCTCAAAATTTACTCCGACATTCTAAGAATTATTGGTTACAAATTCCCATCGAAGAAACTACAAACTGTAAGTACTCTGTTCTCATCTGACCAAAATAACGGGCTGTCAGACTTGAAATATGAATTTTCTTCATCCGAAGAATTCAGTAAGAATTCTCAATCTAGTGAAATTTTTCCTCATATCGCTTTTTGCGATTTCTGGTCTGATTCACTTATGCTTTCACAACTTTTAGAATCGACTCACCCATATAGCTCAATTTTAAATTTTAGCAATCTCCAGTTTTCTTTCCTTACTAAAAAAGTTGAGATTGATACAAAATACCGGTCTGGCTTATTTAATCTTGATTACTCAGGTGACTTGGGCTCAATTCTCCTAAATATGCTACCAATGTATTTCCCTAAAATATACTTAGAGGGGTATCAGTTGGCTAAACAAGAGGTCTTGAAAAGGTTCCCTAAAATACCGTCTACTTTAGTTACGATAACTTCTTGGCATACAACTGAGCCTTTTAAGTTTTTAGCTGCGGAGGCTACTGAGTTGGGTGGAAGGTTAGTCATTCATCAACATGGAGGCCTTTGTCATCGAAAAAGTTCCCCGGCAATATCGCATGAGTTAGAAATAGCTGATTCTTATTATAGTTGGGGCTGGACTGATAAAAAAAGTGGCAAATGTCGCCCACTAACCAACTTCAAAGTTACCACACTAATTAATGAACTTTCTCAAAAGAATGGATTAAAAAATAGTTTAGATGGCAAAGTGTTACTGGTTTCAAGTGAAATGCCACGATACTTGCTTCGCTTTGCTTCTGCCCCTGTAGGATGTCAAATTTTAGAGTCTTGGGAAGATATGGATTTGTTTTTATCAACAGTCAAAGATAAAGAAGAAATATTATGGCGACCTAAAACAGGTAACTTCTCTCTATATCCTCAAAAATTGGTAGCCCAAAAATTTCCAAAAATTCAGATAGAAAATCATGCAAGCTGCCCCTTACACAAAAGAATTTTAAAAAGTCGTCTGGTCGTAGTAGTTGGTTTTAGTACAGTTGCATTTGAGGCTCTAGCACTTAATATACCAACCCTGATTTTTACAAGGTCTACCCACTATGAGCTAGAGAGTAATGCAGAGTTTGACTTTAAAATGCTTCAAAATGCCGGTATTTTGTGGAATGATCCAATCTTGGCAGCAAGACATTTCAACAATATCTGCAAGGAACCATCTTTGTGGTGGGATAATTGGGAAGTGCAAAAGGTAAGAGATGAATTCACTTTTCAGTATGCTCGTACACATCAACTTTGGTTAAAAGACTGGACTAACGCCTTAAAGGAGGATTTCATTCTCAGTATCATCTCTACTAATAGCATGAAGATGGTTGACAAAAAATCAGTTACAAGTATTTACCAAAGTATCAAAAGTAATCCATATCTTCAAGATTCCTATAAAGACCTAGCATGTTTACTTTATAGAGAAGGTAAACCCAGAGAAGCTTATAAAGCCTATTCGTTAGGAGCAACTTTAAAATCTATTTAAGAATAATACTCAAAAAAGTCAGTCCTTCTGAGTCTGGCTTCTGA harbors:
- a CDS encoding cytidylyltransferase domain-containing protein, encoding MKVVATIEARMTSSRLPGKVLLPVLGQPMLYYLVNRLKSVNLISEIVLATTTNATDDVLIDFARQEGIFFYRGSEEDVMSRVIGAAETTNADVIVEITGDCPIIDPDLVEQTIQMYLHHDAAYVSNTHISSYPDGMDTQVFSLKSLKRSAAMTDDPLDHEHVSLHMRNHPEIFSHIHLIAPPSLYWPSLGLTLDEQADYLFLKKIIETLNPKNPLFSCLDTIQLLKQNPDWLEINRHVIRKGNT
- a CDS encoding GNAT family N-acetyltransferase — encoded protein: MSNPDSFLNGTVVYLRRPNLQIDVIEGEWHHWFNDYETTRYLSHGFFPITRDEELEIVKSNMKRSDMLLLTIVDIDNDKPLGLISLSDIDPVNRRAEIAIVMGKRKKLGAALEAMALLTQHAFDRLNLDKIYAGQHEKLWKWVNTLELIGYKIEGYREKFGRRNCKPYGVVLTGVEVDNFNELRSVRDGKILGDDIYSLMKSRSKKNKVFDLAQYLKSLYLTPEN
- a CDS encoding formyltransferase family protein, which translates into the protein MRGGDLCFYLSCGQLVPASVRQRFQHNLVVHESDLPQGKGWSPLTWQILEGRNSIPVTMLEAVERVDSGDIYLQEWLEFQGGELIDELRQAQGEATLRLCRRFVADYPKILRQAQPQRSEESFYPRRRPRDSQLDVQGSLAEQFSLLRVVDNERYPAFIDYNGRRYVLKVTALG
- a CDS encoding DegT/DnrJ/EryC1/StrS family aminotransferase produces the protein MKNNNFTDKLAILGGRKTINHSFKRYNSIGSEEVAAAKEVVESGVLSNFLGCWDADFYGGPKVQEFERSCEAYFGVKHAITVNSWTSGLIAAVGAIGIEPGDEIIVSPWTMCASATAILHWNAIPVFADIEPETFNLDPKSVEANISPYTKAILAIDIFGHSADMDSLIEIASRYNLKVISDTAQAPGAYYKGRYAGTIAHVGGYSLNYHKHIHTGEGGILVTDDDDIAERLQLIRNHAEAVVGDKGTNNLANMIGYNFRLGEIECAIGIEQLKKLKVLVATRQRAAERLSAGLQGLEGLRTPIIKPDCTHAYYVYPMVLDVGRLGVSRDKLYEALVAEGIEGLAPGYTNLHLLPMYQQKIAYGSKGFPWTSDICHRDVNYSQGICPVAEDLQANRYLGYEMCLSDLSDDDVDLVLAAFQKVWRNLEFLC
- a CDS encoding LIC12162 family transferase, with the protein product MFLATTASKEFWSKEDNLLFLGPWCLHDYFRAGLDLEDINGIMMPSPWLDRHRFYEFATKADSCYELLLIRVVDYLNEIHGVNYSQKYWRTLVGGWLYHFTHITLDRYICLRHAFSKYPDLQTILVDGEGFSPPWDINDFIEASYGDAYNLKIYSDILRIIGYKFPSKKLQTVSTLFSSDQNNGLSDLKYEFSSSEEFSKNSQSSEIFPHIAFCDFWSDSLMLSQLLESTHPYSSILNFSNLQFSFLTKKVEIDTKYRSGLFNLDYSGDLGSILLNMLPMYFPKIYLEGYQLAKQEVLKRFPKIPSTLVTITSWHTTEPFKFLAAEATELGGRLVIHQHGGLCHRKSSPAISHELEIADSYYSWGWTDKKSGKCRPLTNFKVTTLINELSQKNGLKNSLDGKVLLVSSEMPRYLLRFASAPVGCQILESWEDMDLFLSTVKDKEEILWRPKTGNFSLYPQKLVAQKFPKIQIENHASCPLHKRILKSRLVVVVGFSTVAFEALALNIPTLIFTRSTHYELESNAEFDFKMLQNAGILWNDPILAARHFNNICKEPSLWWDNWEVQKVRDEFTFQYARTHQLWLKDWTNALKEDFILSIISTNSMKMVDKKSVTSIYQSIKSNPYLQDSYKDLACLLYREGKPREAYKAYSLGATLKSI
- the pseG gene encoding UDP-2,4-diacetamido-2,4,6-trideoxy-beta-L-altropyranose hydrolase, whose amino-acid sequence is MKVIFRVDSSAQIGSGHLIRCRTLAEELRRRGAEVRFICREHRGNLIHLLSQAAFPVTVLPPPPESSGEMREDYQAWLGVSGETDAQETLLALGGESADWLVVDHYGLDAVWERQLRPQVKQILVIDDLANRPHDCDVLLDQNYSQLGERRYQGLVPHSCRLLLGPRYGLLRPEYQLYRQTRSPHRGQVRRVLVFFGGTDSQNMTGKALEALSSSEFEGISVDVVVGANNPHRGELEQLVEARHSAGIGETRLYSTRPHLADLMAQADLALGAGGTTTWERCCLGLPTVVVSIAENQVAACEALQAEGVIQYLGAASHINVTQLRTVLCEWLGQPSQLQDMSVQGQLHVDGLGTQRVAECLKPTALEQLTLRLARVEDMALYYDWVNEPDVRRQSWNQEPIGWNSHQTWFQGKMADPNCYLGVLEADGLPVGQIRFDIQGEDAVIDYSLDRLVRGRGWATPLVRLGLKLLNNVKPTYLYAEVKPENRPSAAVFLRLGFQEESSPPLLQRTGFQNRRVFRLPFSQMRMAGSMIVSPNSS
- a CDS encoding N-acetylneuraminate synthase family protein, translated to MATVAELDETVRAAREAACEDLVLLKCTSTYPATPENSNLLTIPHLRELFDVQVGLSDHTMGVGAAVASVALGATVIEKHFTLARADGGVDSTFLMEPQEMAQLMI
- a CDS encoding Gfo/Idh/MocA family protein; protein product: MSFCALVVGLGQIGMGYDLNHDPKQFVLTHTRSFQVHPSFELAGGVDPNPERINLFQEKYSCPGYMSLEAALIDIEPDIVAISTPTAQHHQTVSTVLQTIKPKAILCEKPLAYDLGEAKAIIADCEAQGVKLYVNYMRRSDRAVFDIKRRINRGCIAQPIKGVAWYSKGLLNNGSHFMNLLQYWLGKVVNFKVISSGRLWDGIDPEPDIQVTFELGNVIFLSAREENYSHCNIELIAGNGRLRYEQGGSQIFWQEVIDDSTHEGYRILNPVPEMINSNFNQIQWYATEQLSASLMGKDAHICSGKDALETQEIITKILVNS
- a CDS encoding GNAT family N-acetyltransferase codes for the protein MDTVEQVGQVKIIRRDSLSGILPNLQSLLELCYPKPPKDVFYRVLEQYKTGFPVYAAVRKEEEIIGFAYLCPNSKGGTLETLAVHPDFQGLRVGSKIVEEILKKHLGVIQITTRVPIFFEKLGFKQVFTLPDGSHFMICPNFEV
- the pseI gene encoding pseudaminic acid synthase; protein product: MPTAIQISHRTVSQQHSPFIIAEMSGNHNQSLDRALAIVEAAAKAGVHALKLQTYTADTMTLDLDEGEFFIDDPNSLWHGQSLYQLYQQAYTPWEWHEPILKRCQELGIIGFSTPFDETAVDFLESLEVPCYKIASFENTDIPLIRKVVSTGKPLIISTGMATVAELDETVRAAREAGCQDLVLLKCTSTYPATPENSNLLTIPHLRELFDVQVGLSDHTMGVGAAVASVALGATVIEKHFTLARADGGVDSTFSMEPQEMAQLVIESERAWQALGRVQYGSTKAEEASLVFRRSLYVVKDMKAGEVFTQENLKAVRPGLGLPPKHYSILLGQRVQRSIKAGTPVSYELLRCLKV